In Zygosaccharomyces rouxii strain CBS732 chromosome F complete sequence, a single window of DNA contains:
- the HNT3 gene encoding DNA 5'-adenosine monophosphate hydrolase (similar to uniprot|Q08702 Saccharomyces cerevisiae YOR258W HNT3 Member of the third branch of the histidine triad (HIT) superfamily of nucleotide-binding proteins similar to Aprataxin a Hint related protein that is mutated in individuals with ataxia with oculomotor apraxia): MFWKLALQDYIRKPQSFQETIFWDDKVVIIGDAFPKAQFHLLVLPRDPQLTKKHPTTAFDGNEKSHLQPYVIKAQEYIFEKFTAKFSPLNGNPFFEHEQEFFDRDTFIQRFIQVGIHSAPSMDNLHVHVITKDFHSPKLKNKKHYLSFNSDFFVLWSQLPLPQTPDTKQQEQLLKNQDMVCTYCHANFKNRMQHLKEHLEIEFNKNFAERL; this comes from the coding sequence ATGTTTTGGAAATTGGCTCTACAAGATTATATCAGGAAACCTCAAAGTTTTCAAGAAACCATATTTTGGGATGATAAAGTCGTCATTATTGGAGATGCCTTCCCCAAGGCTCAATTTCATTTGTTAGTTTTACCCAGAGACCCTCAATTGACCAAAAAGCATCCGACTACAGCATTTGACGGTAACGAAAAATCACACTTACAACCGTATGTGATCAAAGCTCAGGAGTATATCTTCGAAAAGTTCACCGCCAAATTCTCACCACTAAATGGTAATCCATTCTTTGAACATGAGCAAGAGTTCTTCGATAGGGACACATttattcaaagatttataCAAGTGGGTATTCATAGTGCGCCCAGTATGGATAATTTACATGTCCATGTAATTACAAAAGATTTCCATTCACCAAAGTTAAAAAATAAGAAGCACTACCTATCATTTAATAGCGatttctttgttctttggTCTCAATTACCACTTCCTCAAACACCCGACACGAAgcaacaagaacaattacTGAAAAATCAAGATATGGTATGTACGTACTGCCATGCCAACTTTAAGAATCGTATGCAACATCTTAAGGAACATTTGgaaattgaattcaatAAGAATTTTGCAGAACGCTTATAA